One Natator depressus isolate rNatDep1 chromosome 3, rNatDep2.hap1, whole genome shotgun sequence DNA segment encodes these proteins:
- the CRIPT gene encoding cysteine-rich PDZ-binding protein isoform X2, with translation MVCEKCEKKLGTVITPDTWKDGARNTTESGGRKLNENKALTSKKARFDPYGKNKFAICRICKSSVHQPGSHYCQGCAYKKGICSMCGKKVLDTKNYKQTSV, from the exons ATGGTCTGCGAGAAGT GTGAGAAGAAACTTGGCACTGTAATTACACCTGACACATGGAAGGATGGAGCAAGAAACACTACAG AAAGTGGCGGACGAAAACTAAATGAAAATAAGGCACTGACTTCAAAGAAGGCAAG ATTTGATCCTTATGGGAAGAACAAATTTGCAATATGCCGGATTTGTAAGAGTTCTGTTCATCAGCCAGGGTCTCACTACTGCCAGGGATGTGCTTATAAAAAAG GCATCTGCTCAATGTGTGGGAAAAAAGTCTTGGATACCAAGAACTACAAACAAACATCTGTCTAA
- the CRIPT gene encoding cysteine-rich PDZ-binding protein isoform X1 has protein sequence MVCEKCEKKLGTVITPDTWKDGARNTTESGGRKLNENKALTSKKARFDPYGKNKFAICRICKSSVHQPGSHYCQGCAYKKRHLLNVWEKSLGYQELQTNICLIMLSEDFMHLFLKIFIQFNF, from the exons ATGGTCTGCGAGAAGT GTGAGAAGAAACTTGGCACTGTAATTACACCTGACACATGGAAGGATGGAGCAAGAAACACTACAG AAAGTGGCGGACGAAAACTAAATGAAAATAAGGCACTGACTTCAAAGAAGGCAAG ATTTGATCCTTATGGGAAGAACAAATTTGCAATATGCCGGATTTGTAAGAGTTCTGTTCATCAGCCAGGGTCTCACTACTGCCAGGGATGTGCTTATAAAAAA AGGCATCTGCTCAATGTGTGGGAAAAAAGTCTTGGATACCAAGAACTACAAACAAACATCTGTCTAATTATGTTGAGTGAGGATTTTATGCACTTGTTTCTGAAAATCTTTATACAGTTTAACTTCTAA